In Flavobacterium cerinum, one genomic interval encodes:
- a CDS encoding DinB family protein — protein MKTSFEITRKNRQKLLDLLQNCSLEQLNKVPEGFSNNLIWNIIHTVVVQQMLVYKLSGLPMQVSDDMVEKYKRGTRPEADVTIEEVEQVKNILLKVIDQTEADYNAGIFREYMEFETMSGFVITNVEQAIEFNNYHEGIHAGIMLGIRKFI, from the coding sequence ATGAAAACAAGCTTTGAAATTACAAGAAAGAACCGTCAGAAGTTGTTGGATTTATTGCAAAACTGTAGCCTGGAACAGCTAAATAAAGTGCCGGAAGGATTTAGTAATAATCTGATCTGGAATATTATTCATACAGTAGTAGTACAGCAAATGTTGGTTTATAAACTGTCGGGATTACCGATGCAGGTTTCGGATGATATGGTGGAGAAATACAAAAGAGGAACCCGTCCGGAAGCGGATGTTACTATAGAAGAGGTAGAGCAGGTGAAAAATATATTGCTAAAGGTGATCGATCAGACAGAAGCCGATTATAATGCCGGAATTTTCCGGGAATACATGGAATTTGAAACAATGTCGGGATTTGTCATCACCAACGTCGAACAGGCTATTGAGTTTAACAATTACCATGAAGGGATCCATGCCGGCATTATGTTAGGCATCCGTAAATTTATTTAA
- a CDS encoding DUF3298 and DUF4163 domain-containing protein, which yields MKQFIYFLLIGFLVAGCEKKELQFENITYEKQSQKPCDSVTCTTVKINVPIAENSPVVEDSINNSVFKTVREIVYFGEQPYNASNYTDLMEKFVKSYTDLKAKFPNDPMPAWEATIEGKVAYQSDNLINITINHYTFTGGAHGYAGVRSLFVSPSTGKTISKKDFLKDENGFKAFAEKKFREKFNIPAKSPINENGLMFENEVFQLPETYIFSEKGLLLYYNTYEIAPYVDGPRELLLPYDSIKSYLILK from the coding sequence ATGAAACAGTTTATTTATTTTCTACTCATCGGATTTTTAGTCGCCGGTTGCGAAAAAAAAGAATTACAATTCGAAAATATCACTTATGAAAAACAGAGTCAAAAGCCTTGTGATTCTGTTACTTGTACAACGGTAAAAATAAACGTCCCGATTGCCGAAAACAGCCCGGTTGTTGAAGACAGCATTAACAACTCCGTATTTAAAACGGTTCGGGAGATCGTGTATTTCGGTGAGCAACCTTACAACGCTTCAAATTATACGGATTTAATGGAAAAATTCGTAAAATCATATACCGATCTTAAGGCTAAGTTCCCGAATGATCCGATGCCGGCATGGGAAGCTACAATTGAAGGAAAAGTAGCTTATCAATCGGATAACCTTATAAACATCACAATTAACCATTATACTTTTACCGGAGGAGCACACGGATATGCCGGTGTTCGTTCGCTATTCGTAAGTCCTTCCACCGGAAAAACAATTTCCAAAAAAGACTTTCTGAAAGACGAAAATGGCTTTAAAGCATTTGCCGAGAAGAAATTCCGTGAGAAATTCAACATTCCGGCCAAAAGCCCGATTAATGAAAACGGGCTAATGTTCGAAAATGAAGTTTTCCAGCTTCCGGAAACGTATATTTTTTCCGAAAAAGGATTGCTACTATATTACAACACTTATGAAATTGCGCCATATGTAGACGGTCCGCGTGAACTTCTATTACCGTATGATTCGATCAAATCATACCTGATACTTAAATAA
- a CDS encoding arsenate reductase family protein: protein MRKIYYLKTCDTCKRILKSLPNLDTFTLQDIKESPITVKQLEEIHALTGSYEVLFSKRAKLYKEMGLKNETLTEPDFKRYILEHYTFLNRPVIIAEGKAFVGNSPKVVESAIAFLS, encoded by the coding sequence ATGAGAAAAATATACTACTTAAAAACCTGTGATACTTGTAAACGTATTTTAAAATCACTTCCTAATCTGGACACTTTTACACTTCAGGACATTAAAGAATCTCCGATTACGGTAAAACAACTGGAAGAGATACACGCTTTAACCGGTAGTTACGAAGTGCTTTTCAGTAAAAGAGCCAAGTTGTATAAAGAGATGGGATTAAAAAACGAAACCTTAACAGAACCGGATTTCAAACGTTATATATTGGAACATTACACTTTTTTAAATCGTCCGGTTATTATTGCTGAAGGAAAAGCGTTTGTTGGCAACAGTCCCAAAGTAGTGGAATCAGCCATTGCTTTTTTGAGCTAA